A region from the Clostridiales bacterium genome encodes:
- a CDS encoding polysaccharide deacetylase family protein: MLLPLSFKQHIINIFAPRKDAPQEIAEEISQNYNGRYIILTFDDGWSSQYKAYKRLKPFTFKGTLYICSSLIGGEDRLTLDNLKEMYNSGWDICNHTVHHVNLAKVSTKKAYDEIYGCSAWISGHGFTKNEGYKHFAYPEGGYNDSVIKILKEQGFLTARTTNAGSDTTKLLELGRASLYGMTKKNIRDYILSDKKLIIFCMHRIVPDDSKKIAEIDLKESYFDEVISSIVESKRQVVTITEWYKLNNR; the protein is encoded by the coding sequence TTCGCGCCTCGAAAAGACGCTCCCCAAGAGATCGCTGAGGAAATCTCTCAAAATTATAATGGCAGATATATAATATTGACATTCGATGATGGATGGAGCTCTCAATATAAAGCATATAAAAGACTTAAACCGTTTACGTTTAAAGGGACGCTATATATTTGCTCTTCTCTTATTGGCGGGGAAGACCGATTGACGCTGGACAATTTGAAAGAAATGTATAACAGCGGCTGGGATATATGCAATCATACTGTGCACCATGTCAATCTTGCGAAGGTAAGCACTAAGAAGGCTTATGATGAAATATACGGGTGCTCGGCATGGATATCGGGACATGGCTTTACAAAAAATGAGGGATACAAACATTTTGCCTATCCGGAAGGCGGTTATAACGACAGCGTAATCAAAATATTGAAAGAACAGGGTTTCTTAACTGCAAGGACAACTAATGCCGGAAGCGATACGACAAAATTGCTGGAACTGGGGAGAGCATCTTTATATGGAATGACTAAAAAAAACATAAGAGATTATATTCTTTCAGATAAAAAACTGATTATATTTTGTATGCATAGAATTGTACCTGACGATTCGAAGAAAATTGCGGAGATAGACTTAAAGGAGTCTTATTTTGATGAAGTTATTAGCTCCATCGTTGAAAGCAAGAGGCAGGTAGTTACCATAACTGAATGGTATAAACTAAATAAT